From the Chryseobacterium sp. G0201 genome, the window TATATTAAAATTTATATACTAAAGCATTTATATTCATTCCTGCGCCGACAGAAGCAAATAGCACGATATCATTCTCCTTTATATTGTGATCCTGAAGTTCGTTATTCAAAATCATTGAAAGTAGCGTTGGTACTGTTGCAACACTGCTGTTTCCAAATTTACTTATTATCATAGGCATAATATCTTTTGGGACTGGGGTGTCATATAATTTGTAAAAACGCTTTACAATTTCTTCATCCATTTTCTCATTAGCCTGATGAATAATTATTTTACTCAATTCGTTTATCTTATATCCACTTTCGTCAAGACATTTTTTCATGGCTTCCGGTACGTGCAAAAGAGCAAATTCATATATTTTTCTTCCGGTCATCTTAATGAATTTCGTATCTGATGAATTTCCCAAATTATAGGATCTCCCAAAATTAAGATAATCCTTCTCTTTGAAAGTGTGAGAAGCCGAAACATGTGATTTTATACCGGAATCACCCTCCGCCTCCTGAAGCACTACTGCGCCAGCTCCATCTGCATAAATCATGCTGTCTCGATCATGAATATCCGAAACTCGAGATAAAGTTTCCGCTCCTATAACCAAACAG encodes:
- a CDS encoding 3-oxoacyl-ACP synthase III family protein yields the protein MTSKIIGVGNYIPLEVIDNLFFNENLFFDENGKKLEQNNAIIAEKLKEITGIEERRYASKELVTSDLGLIAAKAAIKSSMINPETLDYIIFAHNFGDVPYGETQSDAVPSLASRVKHQLGIKNNYCVAYDVIFGCPGWIEGVIQANAFIKAGIAKTCLVIGAETLSRVSDIHDRDSMIYADGAGAVVLQEAEGDSGIKSHVSASHTFKEKDYLNFGRSYNLGNSSDTKFIKMTGRKIYEFALLHVPEAMKKCLDESGYKINELSKIIIHQANEKMDEEIVKRFYKLYDTPVPKDIMPMIISKFGNSSVATVPTLLSMILNNELQDHNIKENDIVLFASVGAGMNINALVYKF